In Zonotrichia albicollis isolate bZonAlb1 chromosome 5, bZonAlb1.hap1, whole genome shotgun sequence, the genomic window GGAGTACCAGACCAGGTACTTTTGTTGACATGAGTAAATAGCAGATGATGAAGAGAGCTTTCCACTTCAGCTCATGTATGGCTTTGCACTTCCTTTCTCAATAGCATAATAGAGAACTACTGCTGGCAAAAACTGAGGTCGCCATCAGAACTGATTGCACACAAGGGCACTACTGTCCTGCCACTTCAGTTAATTCACTtgcaaaatcaaattaaaaaattgGGCTGAAGTGCACATTCAGAGCTGATCAGTTGTGATCTTCAGAAAGGTTATTTCTGAATCTCAGGGAGGAATGGGTTAGCAGAGAGGTCAGTGTGTGTAACAGCCTGCACTGCACCTCATCGTGTTAGGCTGGAATTTGGCCTCAGTGGATAATCTTGTGTCTGTGAAAACCAAAAGTTCCAGCAGCTAGCTGGAAAGACACTTCAGAAAGTGTGTGCTCTTAGTCCTTACCTGAATGGAGAGTCCACTCTATCCATCTGCATACAGACCAAAAATGGGTACTGTGAAAACTGCACTGTGGAGATGAAGTCTAAAGCTGTTTCTGTTTCCAAAGTGGTTTCCATACCAGTTTTTACAAAGAAGGAATCCACCTCGGTGTTACCAGCTACAAACATGGCTAccctacaaaaaaaaattaggcatTACAATTGTttcaaaacacattaaaaaagaggaaattgaATTACAAATAGTCCTACCACACAAACAAAAACTGCCCTCAAAGCAGCCTGTTCTTCACCTAAAGGTATATAAATTCACACAAGACCAGTGGGAACTGGTATTATCCAGGTGGAAAGGAATAGAGAAGTACAGACATTCTCCCATGCACACAACTATTTCATTCTATTTATTTAGTTGCTTAATTCTAACTCATCTGCAAGGTCTTTCATATTTAAATTTGTGTCATTGGTGCTACCTTGGCTCAGAAGCCTAAGGTGCCTACAGCTACAGCGTGTGCTGGGGGTATCTCACCGGTTCTTGACGTTGGTTTTGGATTCCCGGTACCACAGGCTGAACTCCATCCCTCCGGAGATGTCGATGGCCAGCCCACCCATGAACTCTGCACTGGCTGTGGGCCCAGACTGCAGCTGGATTTCCTGGAGCCATGGCAAAGCACAGGTTACTGACTGCACACCTCTGAGGTTTCCTTATTCCCTTTGGTCCTGCACTCACACCACTTGCCATTTTGCAGGAACAAAAAGGAATAGAAGGATTTTCTGAAAGGATGGACAAAACATCCTGATGCACCTCCCTCCCCCAGAAATGGGATGAAGCTACAGCAAGGCACCTTGcatccttcccctctcccctgtgtgCCAGCTGGCATCATTTCTGCAcagagtgtcactgcagggaaTATCATGTCTCCAAGAGCTACCTCACGAGCCCCACGGAGGCTGTGACAGCAGTCCAGCTGAATCAGACTGAACTCCTTGCTGGAAGCCCAGCACAGGTGCAGTGCAGAGTGACCAGCACCCCTGTACTGGCAGTGAGATGCTGCCACTTGTGCAGTGGCTCCAAACCCACCATATGACAGGAATTACGTCTTCAGTGGCTGGGTGGCCAAACCCATCAGCTAATGCACCTTAATTGGCATTAAATGCATTTTCTAACAAATATCAAATGTGCTCATGGCTTCATGAAACCTGTAAGGCTGGAGTAGAAACACATCCATGAAGTCAATTTTGGAAGTGGTAATATAGCACAGGGTCATGGCAGTTAATTCCTTTTAAGGTTTGACACACAGCCAAGATTTCAGGGTTTACCCAGCTTGGCAATCTATCTCTCTTTACATATTTGTCCTGCTTCCCTAAGAACTAGTGGATTAATTCaccattttaaaagaaatattaattgGGGAAAAGCTTCTTTTGATCATGTGCCTCATATACAGGACACCTTCTTCAGTCTCACAGATggttttctctctcctctcagaGTTCTGTGCCTGTGGTATTCTCAGCACCTGTGATGTTGCAGGCCTTTATAGGATATGTGGGAATATGAATTTCCTGTCCCTTTTTGATGTCAAGGCACCCTAGAAGACTCTATTCTCTTCTTAGCTATTCAGTAGTCCAGTGGCTCCAACTAATGCTGTCCCAAGATTTAAGAAAGACGCAAGCAGAGAGTCAGTCTAGCTTCCTAATCCCTATAGCAAGGAGCAACATCAGGGAAGGGTTTTGTTCAGAACATTAAAGTTATCCAGCTGTAATCGAAGACTCGGATAATTATGGTAGCTGTACATGCTTACTTCACCTTTTAGGGTAAGTTAATTATCCTTGAAATTATTTCCTTGACAGAACCAGCTTGGCAGAGCCATCTTGGCAGTCAGTTGCTGCTAAAGTGGGCTTGAGATTTAAAGAATGCAgtgggctggctgtggcttATAAATCCAGTGTGACCCCAGCAAGTGTGGTCATATGATGCTCTGATTTCTTATTTTCACCCAAGTTAAAATCATGGATTGAAACTGAAACCTTTCTGAAATCAAAGGGAGTTTTTATACTGACTGCAATGAGACATAAAACGCTTCCCTTGTTGGTCTGTTTAGGTGTAGACACAAAGCttgttttactttattttactttgcTCTTAATTGGGACTGGATTGGTGGGTAGCTGCTAATGAGTGAGGAGGTAACAGTATACATGCTGGCAGAGATAGTACACACAGCCAGAGGAGCAGATATTTTTAGATGTATTGTCACATTGCATCCAAGAATATTAAAGTAGGCTGGGTTTACAAAGGCTGCATGGTTCAAGACTTAAATGCTACCTAGAATTAAGCTGTATTTGTCACTGAAACCAGCAGAGAAGTTAAGGAGCACTTGTCTTGTGTTTTACTAGCTCATctatttccttatttatagctcAGCCTGTCCCTCGTCTCATGTGCAAATCCAATCCAGGCTGATGGGAGGTGTAAATCACAGGGACCCAGCCTCCTAAGGAGAagtattttcctttgctttcctaTTTTAAGCTTTATGTCCCATTTGCAGTGGAAAATGTGACCCACAAGATCAGAATCAGTCATTTTTTACTGTTTAAAATGCTGAAATGTGCCATATTTCAATAAGAAAGTGTCTTTAACGTGTCTTTATGTATTGCACTGTAATGCAATCTTACTGTAATGCAACATAGAGATGGCTGCAACAAGCACTTCTCTGGGAACTGGCTACCTTCCACTGGGCTCTGGCTTTCAAATGGCTTCTCTGACCTATCAATACAGTATTTCATTTCTCTGGGCTTCTGGCAGGTGTGTTGCCTAGGAGAACTATTAACACTGCTGAACTTTAATGCAGGTGACCTAGGAGTCTCGAAAATAGTTTTATGAGAGCTGTTTATTTTCTAGCAGGAATATAACTTCTGGGTTATTCTTAGCCCTCAaactgtggccacagggaagtgCCGAAACCATGTTGATGTGCTGTTGAGTGGGAGTGTAGCTATAAGACCATTCTTAGAAAGATGGGCTGTGCTTAaaagggagctcagcctgaagcTGTGTTCAACAGTGCTTTAAaccattcctgctcttgtggGGTGTGGAGGTAAGACACTGCTGCCAAGGCTTCCAAAAAGGCAGTGACTGACTGAAAACCCTGCACCCTGATATTGTTAAAAATGGCTCAcagtcccagccctggctgccccagaCTTTTGAGAGGCTCTCCAAAGGCAAGGAGTGGAGAATTTGCTGGCGAGCAGAGCTCTAGGGGTGCCCAGCCAGCTGATTCAGCCAGAGTATGTCTGGAGCTTCGTGCATGCACAGCAGTTGGAAATATTCAGTTCTCTAAatgctccctgtgctcaggaCTAGACATGATTATCTTTCTCACCTCTGCGGTCTGTTTGTTAAATAGGTCACAGCAAAGTTTTTGCCCATAATCTGCGTGTGAACTGTAAAGCACTGCTGGAATGAGCTTTAGTTAGCCAATTTGGGCACTACTTGGGAAGCCCTCTGGACTTAAAATACCATTAgaaggagctgagctgggtTCTGGATGGGAAAACCTGTCATGTGCAGAGGGTGTTTCTGTGTAATTTTGAGCAGAGTGGATTCTCTTATCATCTAACTCTGGCATTTTCTTTGGTCAGGAATTAAACGGGAAAAGCCAAAAGTAAAGTTTGAGACTGCAGATGTTTTGTGAGCTGAGTACAGCTGTTAAATCCACAGGTCCTAAGGAGATGTCAGCTTGGGAAGAGCAAAGATGCTGACCCTGCACTTTGAGAGAGATGTCTAGATTCTTAGTCCTCCAATAACACATTATGTAGCCAGTTATATTTCAATGTAAATCTATTTAAGCACAAAATTAGCAAATCATTTGGGATGACAGTTGCATAAAAACTGTGTAATCCTCATTTTAATTGCTTGTTTTATCTAGAAATAAACAGTTGAAATTTGGACCTCTTAGCATTGTTCTTTGAAGGACACTTCTCTGATTCATTCACCTGACAATTATTGCCTAACTGGACACAAGGTCCCTGGACAACTTGTGAAGAGGAAAACTTAGGTGGTCATATGGGACAAGAGTGTATTACAAGCAACTGTGGGAGGGGAGGTCATAGCTGAGAGCAACATGAGTTTGCAACAGGAAACTCAGTTGAATTTGCTTTTGTTAAGTTTCTGGTTTATTTTCTAGAATATCTGTTCTCACCTTTGTTCTAGGTTGCTTTTCATGTAATTTCATTCTGGTTTTAAATAACCATGACTTTTCTATTGCTCTCCTAGTAAAGGTAACCTGTGTAACACTGGTCAAGTTTCAGCattgagaataaaaaaaataaggtGTCCTACAATAGCAGTGTGGGGGAGGAACCATCTGTGCTtaagagacagaaaaagaagcaaacagTGTGCTGTTAGTACCTGTAAGAAATCTGTGAGGAGGACAAGTCCTTTCACCACATTCATGGGATCTCCAGTTGCCGAGAGCATTTTAGACATTAAATCACCATACCCTTGGAAAAATGTCACTGGTCTCAGCTGGAAACCAAACAGAATGGCTGACATGCCAGCAAAGGAGTCCAGGTTTTCCTCGCCTTCATCAGGAGTTGCAGCTATTATGGACTCCAGACCCTGAGCTTCGAGAACCACCTATGAAGGAACAGTGATACAGAATCAATGAGAAAATGCTGCCTGACTCAGACCATTAACAACACCACATATTTTCTTTATGTCTAAATGCCTAATTCTAATTTATGTAGTTGTAGTGGAAAAGGTATGAGGGTAAGACTTAATGGAACTAGGAAGAGTACttagaaaaatggaaaataaaataatctcatGCCATGTTTTTGCCCTTTAGCTGCTGAGCAGGATTTACCCACATGCAGATCATAATCCTAAGACAAGTTTTCCTTCAAACACATTTTCCTTAATGCATATAACTATTTTTCAGGGACAGTTGGGAGGAAAGACCAAAGGTGTTCCACTGCAATACTTTTGTCCTGCATAAATTTAGAAGAGATATAATACTGAAGATTCTTGCCAATAACAAGAAAATTCTAAAACACAGACATTAAAATCTCTTTGATTTGTACATTTGATCTACTCCTTGAATTTCCCTTCTGTGACATAACCTGAACTGAGACCTGATTTTACAAACTCACAAAGCTTTTATTGATTACATCAGAGAAACAGCATAGGCTTTACACAGACACAGACCACAATGTatgataaaaaacaaaacacttgtTTTTTTTATGGCAACTTCTGCCACATTGTGGGGTTTTCCCCTGTTATTGGCTTGTTGTCTGCCCAGTGCAGCAAGCCTTATGGTCTTAAGCATTAGCTGAAGTGATTTAGAAGCTGTGAAAAAAGGACCACATCCTGGCTAAGTTATTGTGCACAGTGTGGCAGTTACCTGGATGGCATGAAGGTCAGTGCTTCTGTCAAAAACACGGAGGTTCATGTTACTTCTCCGTAAAATGCCAGAGCCAGAGTAGAGGATGTCGAGGCTGTATGTGGATGACACATCAGGACCACCTtaattgaaaaagaaagaaggtaCCTGTGACTACACTAGTGGATTAATGAAATGTTGGGGAATACAAAGAGGGTTCAAAGGCAGTTTCATGGTTACATACGTGTGATATATCCAGTgtaggcagaggaagagcccATCTTGGAGAAGCGATCGTAGTTATGGGCACGCATGTCCTTCAGAACTTGCCGAACTGTTTTGCTGTGGgatttcaaaacaaacaaacaaacccactgAGATACAAAAATGTTACAGTACCATGCATTACTTTTTCATAGAAAGATCAAATTTGAGAGGGTGAATTTCCCAGTTGGAAAGAGGGTCTTCCAAACCCTAACCTTTTCCCACTAAAAATCTGCCCTAACCCAGTCTCTCTTTCAATTTCAGGTACTCCCTGCAGTCATAGGAAGAAAGGCAAGCAAAGATCTTGCTtgaaaattaatgtttttaagAAGATATATATTGATTATTTTCATTCTCACACCCTGATGTTTAAAATTTTTCCACATCGCTGGTTTTGAAAATGCAGAAGCAAGGGACCATTTGAGAGACAGAAGACATTTTTCACAGTAATGCAAGTCAGATGCCCAATTATTTTTTGTACCTGTGAAAATGTGAATAGCTATTAAAATAATGACATTGAAATTAAgggatttattttgaaataacaaTACAAGGGACATAAAAATAAGATATTCCTTCATACTCTCCTTAAGTTTTAGTAATTCATGAGAACCTGTGTGTTCTCTGTAAGGAAGGGCTGTATTTATTTACACTGAACTTAATGTACCTGGAAGGCATTTCAAAGCGCAGTATATCTTGGATCATGGACAGCATGTACTTGTTCATCTCCATAGGCAGTTCCCCAATGGAGAGCAGGATGTTTTTCACTTCCATGTAGGATGGGTTACTGTTTAAGAGGATGGCAGCTGCTGTGGTTCTCACTGTCTTTTCGTGGATTTTGCGAGTCTGGTGGTATATCCTGTTCATTGTTTCCTTCACCTGGTCAGGAAACACATTATTCACTCAGTGCTCATGCAGATGACTGGGCAAAGTACAGGTTGGAATGCCGTTTATAATATCAGCTTAAGTTAGATTAGTTAGCTCCATAGCTAAGGCTAATACATAAGGATATATTTTCAGCATCATGTTTTTCGTGGTCCTTTTGGAATGTTGAGACATGTATAGCTCAGTGACCACAAGGACAAGTGGGACATCTGTTATGTTCTCTGAGCCACAGACCAAATACAGCCTTACACACTGGTTTTAAAGCAGGGCTGTAAATAAGTAGCAACACTAAGAACAAATGCGGCAGTGGTAAGACAGAGATTTTCTTGACTGTTAAAGAAACATGTACTTTAAAAACCAAGaatattgttattttaattttctagaTAGTGCCTGTGGTGGCGTGTCCCTGAGAAGATTGTGACACATCTTTGTCACAAGGGAATTTGTGGAAAGCCATGTAGTCCCACTGAATGGCCTCCTATATGCTCATTGCAGAGCAGCACCCGGACAGCCTCAATCCTGATGGCCAGCAGGTATGAAACGGAATACAAGGCAATGCAGCAGAGGAAGGACCTCTTGTCCCACTGTTTTCTATGTCTTTTCCTATTCTTAGAGGCTGCAGTGTAAAATGCGGCTATTTTACCCTTCTCTTACTTTGTGTGCTCTCCCTGTGTGAAAACACAAGGAAGAACAGAGCTGCACAGATGCCCAAATGCTCCCTCTGGCGAGCAGAGCCCGGTTCTCCCTGCAGACGGCAGGCTGCCTTTGGTGGCTGTGTGTGACCCTGGAGCCAAGGGCTGACTAGCACGAGTCCACCAGTCCATTCCTTGCCTTCAGCATGTTGACTGCACCACACAGCTTGGTGCCATCAGCAAACTTACTGAGATTGGACTCAACCTCACTGTCCATGTCGGTGATGACAAGAaatgaattctgtgaatttaccctttatttttaatacagtCTCCTGCGCTTCTTTTCTTGGGCAGTATATTTTCTTACCTCTTTGGTGAGAAAAGAAGGATCGTATCTCTGCAaggcagtggcagcaaggctgCTGATTGGCCCTTCTCCTGACTCAGCATACTTCAGGAGCACTGGAATTGCTTCGGGAAGGAGTGCGTTCTTCAGTGCCAGCAGGTACATCTGCACGTTGTCATCTTTGCTGGCCTTCTCCAGCCTATTCAGAATCAACCTTTTGGCTTCCGCAACAGCCTAGGAAAATCAACAGCACATTCAATGGTGATCATAaacccccctttttccccttgcaggagcagaaggggcagggctgggttctGGCATGTTTTGTGGCACAGGGGTAGCAAAGGTTTCATTTGTACGTTGATGGCTTCCTTCAAGCATAACCAAAGTGACTGCAGCCACAGTGACACCTGATCCAGAGTTTTATCACTTGCCAGCTGCTCCTGACCTGATTCAGGGACTTCACAGGTCCTCCTTGTGGGGCCAACAAGTTCCCACAAAAAAAGGCAAGGGAAGTGTTCTTCAGTGCCTCAGAACATGATATTATAAAACTACTGGGCAATTGACAAGGGAGATTAAAAGGGCCTGTTCAGGTAATTAAAAGGGCTCTGTAAGTTTTCAGTGGTGTGCTGCAGTGCTGAACAACACAGATCCAGCAGCCTTGTCTGATCATTCTCATCCTCTAACACCAGCATCTACTCAGTTCATGCTCAGAGTAAAAGTCTTCCTCCTTCTATGCATGTTCAGGGCACAGTGGAATATTTGAATCAATGAATTTTCTTTACAGAGGTGAAATAACCTAAGATGATTGCAAATAATAAACAGACCCTGAGTTGGCCAGTGTTTCTCTGAGGATATGCAAAGCTTTTGGACAAGACAGCACAAGCACTGCTTCTGCTGACAGGTTCAGCCACAGAAATGGGAGGAGACAAGATTAAAGCCTAAATCTGACAAAAGTATAggtcattattaaaaaaaatacaatccTCTATCAAACATAGGAGTTCATGGACTTATTTTAAGTGGGAGAATCTGCTTCCCATGTCTGTCATGCTCCCCCAGTAATGTCACCAGGGATCGGTGCTGTGTTGCAGACCAGAATCTGGGCAGCAGTGACCATCAGATACTCACTGGCAGCTTGCAGCCGTCCCTGTCACACAGCTTTCTAATGAGCGCTCCCATGACAATGACAAGAGTTTCTCTGATTTCTTGACTGGCGACATCCCCCTTGAACTTCTCCTGTCATGCAAAAGCAAAGCTGTTTAGTGTCTCAGAGTAAACATGACAAGCCACACTGCTGTGGGTTCGACAGGTTCCCTCactttctgtgaaaaatcatGCAGTGCAAGGTCAGTGATTACCACAATGGCCTGGGCTCAGGctaagcacagcacagctgtatCATTACgtatatattacatataataACTCAGTGCCATTTTCACCTCCAGTTACATTCAGTGTCTCAAGTAGattcatttggaaaaaaaaggggggattTACAGTTCTGATTAAAGAACTTTCATAATGCAACAATCAAACAATcctcaaattattttcttaacaTTCAGTATTATGTTTCTTTTTCAAGTAATGGATTCTGGTAATATTTTACAAAGTAACTAGACTTTCAGTCTGGACATAGGAATATTTGTTGCTTGCAGGCTCTGTGTTAATAGCACACTTATAGGAAACCCTGGAAGGcataaaggaaggaaaattagAAACAGCAACAGttgtttcttcttctcttcccctTTGGCTGGGACAAGGCATAAGAATATTAGCtctgttgtgtttgttttgtcGTTGGACTTACAGTTAATGATTTCAGGAGCATTTCACTGGGGTGAGAAGCAAATCCACAGGCATACAGGAACCGCTCCTGCAGGATAAAAGTGCTTGCATCCTTAAAGTCAAGAAACTCCAGCATGGCCTCCAGTGACTCTGGGGTCTGAGCCGAGGTTACAGCATCCACTACCTGTGGACTACAAAGAAGTGCAAATTAAATGAACATATCCTTGCAATGAGCCAGTCAATACTGAAAAGACTTGGCTGCATATTGAGAGAAAGAAGCTTATGTACTGAAACAGCTCTTCATTGCAAGTAAGAGAATCTTTTACTCTTGTTGGAAAAAGTGTCCCTGAACTTTCACCTCAAAATGGTACACAGATTCATATCCATGGATAGTATTTTAATTTATGCAAATAAGGGACCAAAATAAGTTTAAAAACCCAACCATCACAAGTGTATTAAAGTTTACAGGAAAAGGCTGTAGTTTTAAAGAAGTGTTTTAGTACTGCATGCACAATGAAACATAGAAAAAAGGCTTCTATGCTTCCTGAGTGACTCTCAGGTTTATCTCCATTGCTACAATTTATTTGAAAGATCCCAACCATATGACTCAGAAATGCTTTTCAACTCTCAAATTTCAGTGTGCATGCTGTTCACAACCAAACTCTAATACTCGGACAATTCCCAGGCATCAATGTTGCCTGGGAATACTTCTTTGTTGTATTTCCTATTGAAGGAAACCAATGGGAAGTCAAGAACAAGTTATAAGGTGTTTCAGAACAGCCATTTGGTTTGAGAACCTTTGGCTAAACTACAAACTATGTTGGCCTTGCACTGCAGATACAACCCTGGTGGCTGAAGGGTGTGCTGAAAATTTATTATATTACAAGAACAAAcatagcttttaaaaaaatcctttttctgtAGACAGTACTGAACACTGGGTTTGCATTGCTAGGACATCACCAGCAGAACTCAATCTCTTTGTATGCAATTTGCCCTTGTGCATTTTTCAGTAATTTAGCTTGTTCATGGTAACTTACAGAAgctctttattttcacttttaataaTTTTCAGTATCTCCTCCTTCGTAGCTTTCCTGATGTTCTGAATGAAGGacaaaaagctttttgctgCATCAGGTTTGGAAAGTTTGTCAGGATGCATTTGTTCTCTGATGTTCTTCCAGTGCTCAGAAAGCTGCAAAACAATTCATATTATGTGAAATCTCTCAGATTATAGCTTCAGTTCTCAAAATCTAACTAAATAAATGCTGATATGATTTCAGCTACTTTGAGCAAATGCTGTTGCTCAAAGTAGCTGCAGTCCAACAGACCTATGATCCTTTAGCTCAGTATTAAGTAACTTATGATATCCCAGCACAAATATCTTAGAAATCTTTCTATAGCTGTCTCTCTTCCAACTCTTTATTATTTTCCTGATGTTGTACATGACCTTCACTGCAATCTCTTTTGGaacaataaaatttatttatactGTAACTGGAATAAAGGGAAATCTCTTCTCTTGCAAATTTACTGTGCTTTCTGGTGAATATTGTGTTTGCCTTACGttcccattttttcctaagtagacttaaaaaaaaaaaaaagggagatgcACAATCCCCAATCCACTAATTAATCATGTTTTTTGAGAAGATGGTAATTTTGGGTTAGTACAGAACAGGATTAAATATCCAAGAagttattcccattttttttcataaacttTCATAAAAAGGGATTTGTAGCTATTGTACAAAATAAAAGGTAGGATGATGGCTGCTGTATTTATTCCCACATCACATTTTTTACCTGAACAAGCCAACATGGTAGCAAAGCACCCATATCTGTCCTTCCAGATACACTCCCATAAGAAACTGATGCCAGTATTTTGACCTTTCTTCTCTCCCTTGCCTTTGCCTCTGTTATCGCAAGTTATCAAGAACATTCCTTGGTGAAAACTCAGCTGTTCTTTGCAACAGTCTTTACTGCAGTTTTCCTGAGTGGGAAATAAAAGTAGCACCCATCTGACCTTCACTAAAATAGTTCCCCTCTGTGGATTTTGTGTTGGGCAATAGCACTTGAACCTGCTGGCAATTAGAAGTATCATTCATCAGTACAGAGTGCAACTTCTATTGACTGCAACAAACAATAATTAGGCAACAATGATTGAGACATAGGATATTTCCTGAGGATTAATGACCAGCTGGGAGGAGCTCATGTTCTGAGGCACAGATGGGTCTTTTAACCTCAACTGGTAATTAGTGCTTAGCACCAAGGTCAGTGTTGCTATTATTAACTGAAATTGGATAAATATATAGGTCACTTTTTATTCCCCCTGCTGAAGTTGCACCACAGtccagcaaaaaaaaccctctaaccTCATTACTCCTACAttttctcctgtgcagagcccagctgtgtgGGCTGCTCTTAGGCAGTTTGGCCCATACCCTAGAGACAAGCAAGGTGGGAGATGCAAGCTGGAGCTATCTCAAGAAAAAGAGAGTGGAGACCAATCCTTCCTTTGGTGGGtgctcaggagcagctgccatCTCCTGCAGTGACCATGGCATTAAAAACACCATTCACAGGTGACTTTTCGTAGGGCCCTCATTCTCCTGATGTGAATGTCAGGCAGTTTGgatttaaaaacccaaacattcaGGCACAAGATGCACACACTTCCACATGGCAATTCAGTGTGGACACAGACCTGTGTTTCTCTGACAGAGAGATCAGAACAGAGGTCTTGTGGGCACTCCAGGAAAACTCCAACCAAACCAAGAGATTCTAAACTGAGCAGGAGTCGGTTTTGAATGTCTGTGTATGACAGCTGCTTACCAATGTTCAAAGGGTGGCTGCACAAGACAACAAACCCATCTCACCTTCAGAAGGGGCAAGAATCCTTCCCCATAGGAACCATGAGCATAAAAGAGTGTAAGATACATGAGCTCCTCTGAAAAGAGCATGCTTTATGTTGTCTTAACATAGAAATCTAGACCTGATTTTAAGTGCAAACATTTGCCATAACCTCAGAGAAGCTAGTGCTGCCATCTGGGAAATGAGGGTAGTAATGATTATTTTATCAAATTCATAAAGATAGAGATAAGACCTGTTACAATTTAAAAAGGGCTTTGAGAATGTAAAACCCTAAGGCATAGCATGTCAGCAGGGCATTAATGTATACCATGAAATATAAGTAGCATATGCTATGTTGCTGCTTTGGATACAGTGTTCTGTTTATAGAGCCCATCTTTTCATAGCAGTTACTGAAAAATACagtgagaaagcagaacttCATTCTCCCCGTGCCATTAGGTTTATAATGACATAGGTCAGTCCCCAGGCAGTGCTCTGAAATTATACCCTGTGTTTGTTATCTTGGTCTGAAAATTATAACAGTTATGACAAGCTCAGTCCCAAGTGACAAATTGGTCAGCACAAACCCCGACAGACAGAATCAAGGAAAAACCATCTGTCCCTACTCTGTTTAAGATGCCTTGATATTCCCTGTTAGAACTGCCCTAGCACACAGGCAGCATCATTTCCATATTCTCCAAATATGTGTTTTTGGTCTTCCCTGTGGCTCAACAAGCATTAGATATTACAGTGTAATGTAAAAATTATTACAGTGTAATGCTACTtccaaataataataaaaagcaaaagtTCCAATACAGGAACACATTTGTGCTCATAAGGAGTATCTTGGGAGGACTAAAATTCTGTGTGCTGAATAGAAACTATATCTTGCTTATCAACACTAGAGAATAATGATTCTTAATGTTCCCATTCATTCCTCAATGGTAATAGCATTAATACTG contains:
- the MTTP gene encoding microsomal triglyceride transfer protein large subunit, with amino-acid sequence MILLTVLFLCIISTYSASVKGHTTGPSLNNDKLYKFAYSAEVYVDQVKASLQKSAGYRISSGVDVNLLWRNPDNDDDQLVKITMKDVQVENVNERPADKNIFKGKSTEKIIGKEYLEALQRPIMVELVRGKIKTFYSYQNEPGFTQNIKRGLASLFQLQLHSGSSREVDISGKCDTTYHVRQDQVTKIKDLDSCEIEKKGFTSHNKILDISTKATSATVYVLEDSFIKSIKAEENFVFALNYRRKTGAKIVSKQRLELKSVQAGTGLIAAKQVAGVIKTLDPNYVAIALEAEPVKSECKKCPSLSEHWKNIREQMHPDKLSKPDAAKSFLSFIQNIRKATKEEILKIIKSENKELLPQVVDAVTSAQTPESLEAMLEFLDFKDASTFILQERFLYACGFASHPSEMLLKSLTEKFKGDVASQEIRETLVIVMGALIRKLCDRDGCKLPAVAEAKRLILNRLEKASKDDNVQMYLLALKNALLPEAIPVLLKYAESGEGPISSLAATALQRYDPSFLTKEVKETMNRIYHQTRKIHEKTVRTTAAAILLNSNPSYMEVKNILLSIGELPMEMNKYMLSMIQDILRFEMPSSKTVRQVLKDMRAHNYDRFSKMGSSSAYTGYITRGPDVSSTYSLDILYSGSGILRRSNMNLRVFDRSTDLHAIQVVLEAQGLESIIAATPDEGEENLDSFAGMSAILFGFQLRPVTFFQGYGDLMSKMLSATGDPMNVVKGLVLLTDFLQEIQLQSGPTASAEFMGGLAIDISGGMEFSLWYRESKTNVKNRVAMFVAGNTEVDSFFVKTGMETTLETETALDFISTVQFSQYPFLVCMQMDRVDSPFRTHMTKYESLPSGRRYTARRGKAATLAGNEYPLHQENSNMCKKVFGAKSDSAGGWF